ttctacATTATTTTGTAACTATTTAATTGATGTCAAATTCCATAAATGCTACTTTTGCTATCTATAGCATCCAtagtgcctagcatatagtaggcactcaataaatataaataaataaataagaaggaaGATAACTGAAAAGTACCCATGGAGGATAAAGATGATTCAGAAAAGAGTGGTGAttcagaaactaaaagaaaaataattttgataggAAAAGTGGTCAAGAACTGAACAATGtgctattacaaaaaaaaaaaaaaggtcaaacaGGATGAGTACTGAAGATAGGTCACAGGGTTTGTAATAAAGGAGATTCTGGATATCCTTAGAGAGAAAAGCTTTCATGAAGTGATGGCAAAAAAAGTCCAGCTACTCTAGGTTAAGACATGTATGTGAACAATGAATAGAAATAATAaggacaaattatttttaaagctagAATTCCAAAAGCTTTTTAACAGAAGCATTTACCTTTTAATATCTCTATGAATATGATTGTTTTCATGTAAAAAACTGATGCCATTAGCTGCACCCTGAGCAATCTTGCATCTCATGTGCCATGAAAGTGGTGGAGTACCATCCTTGTGaagaaacaaaccaaccaaaaaaaaaaaaaaaaagaggattaaaaaaaaaaatctatggaaaatATATAACAGAATATTTGTCTAGGCAACAATTAAAAATGATACTATATCACTAATTAAGAACTCAGGACCACAATTTTTTAGGTTGTTAAAAAATAATCTCTAGATAAGGTCAAATAGGGGATTAGCATTTcttatttgcaaataaaaataggtAAGAGCATCTTCAAAGTCTAGCCTTActgataattttatatttttagatcaTCACCTAAGAGAATGGAAAACCCCTGTTTTTATATAATAACTGTATATTTTTTATAGAGAAGAGAAATTATTAAGTTTAACATGGTTTAAATGATCCCATCACAAACTGAATCTTAGTATCCCAACACAGAAATGGAAAGCCGAACAATTTGATGGAGAAACATCTTACCAAGCAAGACAGTCTGTCAAGCAATGATCCGTTGGGCATGTAAACATACACTAAGCAGAGGTCATCACCATCACTAGAAAAACCAAGCAGTTCTACTAAGTTTTCATGATGACACCTGTGacaaataattttcataattaaacTTATACCTCAAAGTTATTATAATACATACTTATATGCTCAGCTACAGATTAGAAATTATTCACTTTAGAgctttaatagaaaaaaagagcaagaaaataaTATGTGACAtacaatttataatatattttataatgtttaCATGTGTTTattataaaactgtttaaaatttgCTGTAAAGTTCTCTTTTCAGTCAATACCGATTCAACAATAGAAACAAAATCTCtttctattttacagaaaagCTCAAAAATTCAGATCATTGGAACTTGTGATAGTTTGGTTAAGGACTAGGGTGATGTTTACCTTTGTTTAGCACATTCTCAATGATATTATAAACAAGATTTCAAGAAGTCTGTTAAGACTtttatgaaaacattaaaaaaaaaatcctccaatATGTCTAAAGCACTGATTTACAGACATCTGATATTTAATCACATATAATTTACACAAATTTCTGCTCACTAATCATATCTGATCATGTATAACCAACTTAgagtttctttatatactttagaATAATAAACTAAAGAGATCTGTGGTATAACAAAAGTGCAGGCATCCGATGTACAGTAGAAAGAAAACTGGACTCAGAGTACAAAGTCCTCAGTTTAAAGTACAGCTCTGCCTCCTGGATGTGTGACCCATGGCAAGTCAACTACATCACTTAGCCTCAGCTTCTTTctaaaaggggataataatacctattaTGATACATGgatgctgtgagaattaaatgagcaaaTATACACGAGAGCTTAGAAATAAACCTGGTACATAAGTGCTTATTCAAGTGCTtattcattttgttcattcaaaaTAATCTACAATTTTGGCTTTTCATTATATCAAATTGGACTTCTACTTGCAAAAGTATTTTAAGAAGTATAAATTAAAACACTAAGTATTTCACTTATTTACCAAAttggtacatttttaaaattagtagttAACATTTGCTGAGTATATACTATATACAAGGCAATGTAGTAAATGATTTACTTGCTTTGTTGTATTTAGAATAGAGTTAGGAAATTTGGCCAAGGTCATTCTGCTAGTAAGGTCCAGAGATTggcaattttattaaaaacagaaataaaattcaatGGGGGTAAGATAGTAGTGAAATGTGTCACTGTCatacactgttggtaggaatataaattACCATAACTTATCCATAAAGCCATTTAGACATATACAGTAGTACCTCATTTTACACGAACTCAACACACACAAATTCAGGTATACATGATTAGCAGTTGACAAAAATAAAGGCACAGagagaatgaaaattttaaaaaattatttctttgattaattgtttacttattgttactAGAGAGCTTATTTCCCTAATTTATAAAAAAGTGTGATAGTTATTTTCATATtagaaatacttattaaataatggGGTTTACTATTATGTGCAATTCTCAACTTATGCGAAGGGTCTTGGAACATATTGGTCATAAAACAAGGTCCTACTGTActtcaaaagtttttaaaatgttcatgactgacccagtaattctacttctagggCTCTATCCTGATGAAACAGAGTTGCAAACCTGAGAAAACAAACCTAATAGagtaatgattaaataaaatctGATACCAATATATGCTAGAAAgttatataataatattaaaggttttcaaattatttttaatgatatgGGGGAAATGCTATACACGCATCATGAAGCAAGTACATAAAAATACTAGCAATGGTTATATCTGGGGGAAATAATTTAGacagtatttattattttaaaaacatttttctgtattATCCATATTATCTTCTTTGAACATGTTACTTCTAGGATTGGAGAGTGGGAAGCAGGGGTGGGGAAaacaaatcctgaaaaaaaaaggagttttgGTCTTTTTGTAGTGTGTATTATTTCACGGTGACTGAATCAATACCTGTCTATTTCTTTCTTGAAGTTTAGCAACTAAAATGGGTAATTTACAGGAAATGGGTCTAATGATTGTAAATTAGTTTTACAGACTTAGATGCATTAGGATTCAGATAGAAAGCGCAGACTCTGGAATAGACACATCTGGGGCTGAATCCCAGCTCGAACATTTACAGGCTATGTAACTTTGGGCACATTACTTACTGTTTctaaatctaatttaaaaagtgaagagGGGAAAGACTCGTAACaattgtgaggactaaatgagacaAGGCACATAAAATACATAGTACTGTGTCTGGCATATTGTACACATTCAAATATCAATCACTATCattatttgaataaattttcTGATTTGATGATGCTCAACAACTTTCCTCACACTGGGTCAATGCCTTCTAAGTAACTTGCATAAAAGACTTCCCTGGTTCCTTTATGGTGTTAACTTAAATTGAAGGCCCTATTATTCTAAAATTAAGctattgttgctgttttttaatGTATCTCCAAAGTTTATCTCTTATGAATTCTGGGAGCAGAAAACATGATTATTGAAAAGTATAAGACAGTTTGAATGTTACCTAACTGTGCTGTGATTTAAAATAATGACTGCTGCTTAATCTATAGATATATGAGCCCATGTAGCCACAGAATTGCAGAGTCAAGAAGTACTTTCAGCTACTTCATTCTAaactgtttattttcattttatatatttgaaaacacaACTATCTTATCGCATATTCTTGGTAAGAAACTAGGTCCCTTACTCCTTGCCTTGTTCTTTCCATACTGCCAGATTAACACTTACTTTGCCATTACTCTTATTTCTTGATCAAACTGTTGTTTCAGTTCTTCAGTACTAATGTCaaccatctgaaaaataaaataatatacaacaAAATATAATACTATAACCCCATGGCTCCTAAGCTAGAAAGGAACTCAAGAGATTGCTTGGCTgatgtccttttctttaaaacagtaaggcattattgtccccattttatagaacaATTGAGATGTAGGAAGATTACTGATTTGCTCAAGGTATCACAACTGgttgaaaaaaggaaagaaccaaataaacctctctgaGTTGTTGTAGGGATAAAAATGAACTAATATTTGAGACTTTACTCCtaagcatttagaaaaaaaattctctgtagaagaaaacataagcaaatttgaagggaaaaagaCTCTGCAAAAGTATTTGCATCACATATGACAAAGGCTTgactattttttatcattttaatatctattatattaatatttttagaatataaCAGATTTAGAAGACAACAAATCAGTAAGTAAATGGTAAACAACTTAAGAGAAACAGGGCCAACAGacacaaatgaaaaattttctttttttaatattttttaaactttatttttaaatgagaaaagtaaTGCAAAGTAAGTTattctttttagaaaattttcttaatatttcacCATTTTAATCTTGATTATGCATGAAGTACAATCTACAGCTGGGCttctaaactttattttgtgGATCCTccaaaattatatgtatattagcATGTATGGAGGTGTAACTACATTTTCCTAGAGATGGGATCCATAGCTTTAGATCAGATTTTTAAATGGTAAGAACCATCAGCTTAGAATAACGTTctcttaaagaaaacaaatacacaatGACATAATGTTTCCTAAAGATTCATTGAAAACTTAACATTTAACACAGCAGGAAGCAgctctccctttctttttatcCCTGAAAGCATAACTTACGGCTGCAAGCTTCTTCACTGCCACAGTTTTGTTGTTCACGTAGCCTTTATATACAATTCCAAATCCTCCCTCTCCCATTTTATTACCACCAGCAGAAAGGGGTCGTTCGTCAAAGTTATTTGTGACATTCTTCAGTTCGTAAAATGAGAAGCTGTGAAAACCTATAATgtcaataaaataaggaaaaatgaaactgTTTTTAGTAATaatcaagattttctcaatttaaagatttcaaatatagGCAACTTCTTTACAGTTTTTTATTAGGCATGGTGGGAGATgataaaaccattttttaaatataaatggtcaaCTCTATCTTAAGGATTGTGTTTAGTTCTTTGTTGAGTtcagtagaaagaaaaaatgtcatcATCCACCCaaaactatttatatattttctttaaaaaaataaatgaccctttgaagttattaaatatttacttattttttcataGCATCTATGGTGGCTTGCATGTCCTATTGCCTCTACTCACAGATAACATACTGATGAATACAGTGAAGAGTATTTAGTAAatcaggaggagaaaaaaaaaacaaaccaaagggTTATTACCACTGTGTCTTTGACTATTGtacaaacaaaacagagaaatattTACTTTAAAGCAGTGATAACAACAAGCCCAGTAGTAGAAAGCACTAAAATGTTACTTACGTGTATCGCTcacttctaaatttttattttctagactGGAGGAGTCAGGTGACATACAGTTCTGCTCAAGATTCTGCAAAGGTACTACAGATGTCTTGTCCTTGCCATAGAGAGGCATTTGTTTCTGCTGAACTGTTATAGCTTCCTTTGAAGGTAGTGTATTAACAGTTTTGGGAATAGCATCTGCCAAATGAAATAAGATACAAGTTATCCTTCCATAAAGAAAAGTGTTTGTGAAAAAAGTAAGTCCATGAGGAAAGCAAGTAAATATTCCAATAGAGCAAAATATAATCTAAGGAAATCAGGATCACAGGGTCTCATCAGGGTAAACACTTAGGATGGAAAAAAAGCAAGAGCAAATAAGAATAATTAATTTCATATAGCCTAAACTAGGTTTCTGAAGTAGATATTCTTCAAAACTTCCTACTGGTACAAAACTACCCGGCTTTAATGGTGAGATCTTACTCCGTCATGAAGCCTCCACCACCTCAGCAGCAAAGTCTGCAGTCCTGTGTCTGGGGTGCTTGTTAAAGAGTTGAGGAGAGCTGAACGAATGAAAAAGACTCTCTGGTAAAGTTCCTCTATTATgagaaaaaagcaagaataagaagAAATGTTCCTATTCTGCCACTTGTCTTTCCACTCTATTGACACCCTGGTCAAACTTAGTTTACCTGGTAGCAAAAGACTTGCAGGGGCAAGAAACTCATTTTGGACCAAAATATCCACAAGATCTCCAACTGTGCAATTTGTGGTACCCCAGTCAAACAGTAATTCACAAGTGGGGCTTTTTCCAGTTTGAAGTAATGCTTCAAATCtccttaaaaataacaaataaacaaaattaatatagCAATAGAATTAATATGAAAATAGGAATTACTCCCCCAGTCCCTGTACCTCACAACCCACCTCCTATAATAGTAAATGAAAATGGTAACAGAACCTGCAAAAAGTTGAGACAAGAAagatgacagaagaaaaaaagacgTCATAGATGATTCTTATTAAGTATTTAATTAGTGGGCTAAGGCATGCACAAAcatgaactcatttaattctcaaagatGCTATGATTATCATCTCTATATTAATAATGAGAAAGCAGGCATGGAGAAGTAAAGTGACCAAGCCCACGGTCAGCCAGCCAATAAGCTGTATTCAAGCCGAGACTCAAATTCAGATCTCACTTGACATAAGGGTGTACTCACAATTACTAAGCTATAGTACTTTCCTTCATGACTTACTAATTCTTCTAGatatacaatttttaataaataagcctaataaattaaagaaatagaatatccaTAGGAAATTACTCCTTTGAGCTTAactatatttcaattaaattgaaggaaaaaggCAAATCAAGTTTTTTCacccatttctttaaaaactggttttgaaaagtaacatttaaaaacttaactaacatagctttttctgttttccttccaaatattttattttgaaaattttcaaaaactacagaaaaattgaaagaagacTACAGTGAATAACCATTTACCATTCACTTAGATTCACCAACTAAATTGACCAACTGATGACAATTGGCTACATTTGCACTCTTGCCCTGTGTGGAAGCTAGCGATGCGTATTTCAGAGTCTAGGGCAGATATTTTATAGAATGTCTCACAATCTAGATTTGTCTGTTTTCTCAAGATTAAATTCTGGTTAAAATTTTTGGTAAGAACACTACATAGGTGATAATATGTCCTTCCAAAGGCAGTTTTAGCACTCATAAGCGTTCCTTATTCATTGGTGATTATAAACCAGTATTTTCTAACTCTACCACTCTGTCAACAATTAATGGCTGGCATTCTTCTGTAAAACACTTTTCCTCCCTCTCACCACTGTCTCAATTATCCTCCATAAGTTTTTAATAATAATCTCAACATACTATCTTTAAAAATTGGCTCTCAAGGTTTAAAGTAAGcttctttcaagaaatttaagaCGTTTACCCTTCAAATAAGGAAACATTTCTTGGAAGGATTAATAAAGGAACCAAAACTTTAAAAGGTTCTTTAGCAGGTTAATGCTGAAAATTgaaggttaattttttttcctcatgctACTAAGGACAGATTTTGACACAGATTTCAGCAGCAATgactgacaaaaaataaaatctgcatatatattttacattaaatcAATCAGAGATGAGCAGAGAGGAAGACTGGAAATTATCTGAACCAAGTGTTGAAAACTCCTGGCAAAGCACTAAGAATTCTGATCATAGATGTGTACACTTACAAGCAACaactttaaaatgtcaatttGAAGGATTTCCAAAATACACTGTTAAAGTGCATtacaggaggtggggcaagatggcggactggtgagctgtatgttttagttactcctccaggaaactaggtagaaagccaggaactgcgtggactggacaccacagagcaatctgactttgggcatacttcatacaacactcatgaaaacatggaactgctgagatcagcgaaatctctaagtttttgcggcctggggacccgcgcccctccctgccaggctcagtcccatgggaggaggggctgtcagctccgggaaggagaagggagaactgcagtggcagcccttatcggaaactcattctactgatccaaactccaaccatagatagactgagaccagacaccagagaatctgagagcagccagcccagcagagaggagacaggcatagaaaaaaaacaacacgaaaaactccaaaataaaagcggaggattttcggagttctggtgaacatagaaaggggaagggcagagctcaggccctgaggcgcatatgcaaatcccgaagaaaagctgatctctctgtcctgtggacctttccttaatggccctggttgctttgtctcttagcatttcaataacccattagatctctgaggagggcccttttttttttttttttaatccttttttctttttctaaaacaattactctaagaagcccaatacagaaagcttcaaagacttgcaatttgggcaggtcaagtcaagagcagaactaagagagctctgagacaaaaggcaataatccagtggctgagaaaattcactaaacaccacaacttcccaagaaaaggggggtgtccgctcacagacatcatcctggtggacaggaaacactcctgcccatcgccagccccatagcccagacctgccccagacaacccagtgtgacagaagtgcttcaaataacaggcacactccacaaaactgggcgtggacattagccttccctgcaacctcagctgattgtcccagaattgggaaggtggagcagtgtgaactaacaaagccccattcagccatcatttcagcagactgggagcctccctacacagcccagcagcccagaactgccctggggggacggcactcacctgtgacatagcacagtcatccctcaacagaggacccggggtgcacagcctggaagaggggcccacttgcaagtctcaggagccatatgccaataccaaggacttgtgggtcagtggcagagacaaactgtggcaggactgaattgaaggattagactattgcagcagctttaaaactctaggatcaccagggagatttgattgttagggccacccccctccctgactgcccagaaacatgccccatatacagggcaggcaacaccaactacacatgcaagcttcgtacaccaactggaccccacaagactcactcccccactcaccaaaaaggctaagcaggggagaactggcttgtggagaacaggtggctcgtggacgccacctgctggttagttagagaaagtgtactccacgaagctgtagatctgataaattacagataaggacttcaactggtctacagatcctaaaagaaccctatcaagttcagcaaatgccacgaggccaaaaacaacagaaaattataaagcatatgaaaaaaccagacaatatggataacccaagcccaagcacccaaatcaaaagaccagaagagacacagcacctagagcagctactcaaagaactaaagatgaacaatgagaccatagttcGGGATACaagggaaatcaagaagaccctagaagagcataaagaagacattgcaagactaaataaaaaaatggatgatcctatggaaattaaagaaactgttgaccaaattaaaaacattctggacactcatagtacaagactagaggaagttgaacaacaaatcagtgacctggaagatgacagaatggaaaatgaaagcataaaagaaagaatggggaaaaaaattgaaaaactcgaaatggacctcagggatatgatagataatatgaaatgtccgaatataagagtcattggtgtcccagaaggggaagaaaagggtaaaggtctaggaagagtattcaaagaaattgttggggaaaacttcccaaatcttctaaacaacataaatacacaaatcataaatgctcagcgaactccaaatagaataaatccaaataaacccactccgagacatatactgatcaaactgtcaaacacagaagagaaggagcaagttctgaaagcagcaagagaaaagcaactcaccacatacaaaggaaacagcataagactaagtagtgactactcagcagccaccatggaggtgagaaggcagtggcacgatatatttaaaattctgagtgagaaaaacttccagccaagaatactttatccagcaaagctctccttcaaatttgagggagagcttaaatttttcacagacaaacaaatgctgagagaatttgctaacaagagacctgccctactggagatactaaagggagccctacagacagagaaacaaagcaaggacagagagacttggagaaaggttcagtactaaagagattcggtatgggtacaataaaggatattaatagacagaggggaaaaatatgacaaacataaaccaaaggataagatggctgattcaagaaatgccttcacggttataacgttgaatgtaaatggattaaactccccaattaaaagatatagattcgcagaatggatcaaaaaaaatgaaccatcaatatgttgcatacaagagactcatcttagacacagggacacaaagaaactgaaagggaaaggatggaaaaaaatatttcatgcaagccacagacaaaagaaagcaggtgtagcaatattaatctcagataaaatagacttcaaatgtagggatgttttgagacacaaagagggccactacatactaataaaaggggcaattcagcaagaagaaataacaatcgtaaatgtctatgcacccaatcaaggtgccacaaaatacatgagagaaacactggcaaaactaaaggaagcaattgatgtttccacaataattgtgggagacttcaacacatcactctctcctatagatagatcaaccagacagaagaccaataaagaaattgaaaacctaaacaatctgataaatgaattagatttaacagacatctacaggacattacatcccaaatcaccaggatacacatacttttctagtgctcacggaactttctccacaatagatcatatgctgggacataaaacaagcctcaacaaatttaaaaagattgaaattat
Above is a window of Choloepus didactylus isolate mChoDid1 chromosome 8, mChoDid1.pri, whole genome shotgun sequence DNA encoding:
- the IRAK4 gene encoding interleukin-1 receptor-associated kinase 4 isoform X2; amino-acid sequence: MPLYGKDKTSVVPLQNLEQNCMSPDSSSLENKNLEVSDTRFHSFSFYELKNVTNNFDERPLSAGGNKMGEGGFGIVYKGYVNNKTVAVKKLAAMVDISTEELKQQFDQEIRVMAKCHHENLVELLGFSSDGDDLCLVYVYMPNGSLLDRLSCLDGTPPLSWHMRCKIAQGAANGISFLHENNHIHRDIKSANILLDEAFVAKISDFGLARASEKFAQTVMTSRIVGTTAYMAPEALRGEITPKSDIYSFGVVLLEIITGLPAVDEHREPQLLLDIKEEIEDEEKTIEDYIDVKMNDADSTSVEIMYSVASQCLHEKKNKRPDIKKVQQLLLEMTDS
- the IRAK4 gene encoding interleukin-1 receptor-associated kinase 4 isoform X1, whose protein sequence is MNKSITPSTYVRCLNVGLIRKLSDFIDPQEGWKKLAVAIKKPSGEDRYNQFHIRRFEALLQTGKSPTCELLFDWGTTNCTVGDLVDILVQNEFLAPASLLLPDAIPKTVNTLPSKEAITVQQKQMPLYGKDKTSVVPLQNLEQNCMSPDSSSLENKNLEVSDTRFHSFSFYELKNVTNNFDERPLSAGGNKMGEGGFGIVYKGYVNNKTVAVKKLAAMVDISTEELKQQFDQEIRVMAKCHHENLVELLGFSSDGDDLCLVYVYMPNGSLLDRLSCLDGTPPLSWHMRCKIAQGAANGISFLHENNHIHRDIKSANILLDEAFVAKISDFGLARASEKFAQTVMTSRIVGTTAYMAPEALRGEITPKSDIYSFGVVLLEIITGLPAVDEHREPQLLLDIKEEIEDEEKTIEDYIDVKMNDADSTSVEIMYSVASQCLHEKKNKRPDIKKVQQLLLEMTDS